The genomic interval cacagtattaagaatcaagtgtatgtaaacttttgaacgggggaaaattttaatacattcaactattattttctcatgtggTCTAGatgtaaatatcttattcaggtcagtacaaaaaaaataacgtgttttgtatgatccctcttattttgataaaataatttacattctgcagattctgcaaggtgtatgtaaacttttgacctcaactgtatgtccCTTTGAACATTGGTACGTTTCCCATGTTGTTTGAGGCTTTAACATGACTTAGACACGAGGGACAGTagtggatgatgatgatgatgatgatgatgatgacgaatAACATGGAGAGATGTTTCACACACAGAGCAGGGTCAAACACTCACAGCTCAGTCACCTCTGAGTCCACACAAACACTTGACGTCAACACAACAGCTTGTTCAGATTCCAAATCCTGGAACTAATTAGGGCCTGTTCATTACATAATACTGATCTCAGCCTCACTCTACTGTAGGAGAAAAGTGTATACCTTGAGAGGagcctaaaataaaaacattataggACTGTTTTGTAGGAAAGGAGTTGGCACcaacattactttttatattaatactCCTAGTTGGCATGTTTGATAACAGATTGCTATTGCTTACTATTAGTTTGggatctgtaagatttttaatgtttctgaaggaagtctcttctgctgcaAGACTGGatttatttgctaaaaatgcgataaaaatagtaatattgtgaaatattattacaatttaaaataactgttttttacgtttttttatgcatcgttactccagttttcagcgtcacatgatcattcagagaTCATTATAtattgttcaagaaacattcttactattaatgttgaaaacagctgtgctgtttaatatatgaggattttttcaaataaattcaggattgtttgacaaatataaagtaaaaagaggagcattcatttaaaaacagaaacttaTTACAACATAATAAACGACTTGACTGaaacttttgaccaatttaatgcatccttgattaataaaagtgttaatttctttaaatcttactcaccccaaacttttaaacattataCAATTAGTATACAAGTAGTATACACATTTTACCTGCATTAGCAAACAATAAAGCAACACTGgtatacacacaaattaacattattaaaatcacttaCACAGCTTTCTTGTGGCTTACTGCTTTAATGACTACTAAAGTCCCAAAACAGATTTCAAAATGTCAGTGGAGAAGAGACTGGTTCATAACAATCAAGGTTTCTTCACTTTAATTTGACATTCATCCCTTTTCATTGATATTTATATCATGAAATGGTTTAGATACAGAATGCATTAAATCAAATGAAGAaatcaaaaagtgaaaatgccaacaaaaaaataccaaaaaccAAACAAAGTCCTTTTATTCCACCTTCCAATCTTGCAAGTTTAACATTTTGGCTCAAGCTGGATGATAAATCACTGCAACAGGCTGCACATTACGCTCCAACCATCGCTATGTCTCTGCAAAGAAAATTTCTCCTCAACACAAATTAAACGCCTCAGACATTACCGCCCTGAGCAGCACTAACAACAATGCAGATTAGTGGCGAAACACCTCGCTCAGCTCACCTTTCAGAGTAAAACGATATTCTTTTACACTTCAGGAGAGCCGTACAGCAGCTGCGAGCTAATCCTACAGTAAAAGGCCTGAGGAGCATTGTGTCGGCAGTGAACGTCTCTGGCCACGTCTAAATCACTGAAGAGAGACAAAACAATCGAGCATTCAGATGGAGAGGGGGCAAGAAATCCTAGACATGGCTCAGACAGGTGTGAAGTAACCCTAGATTGAGAATAACCtgaaaagtatacaaaaaaCTGTggggggcaaaaaaaaaaaaaaaaaaaaaaaatgcggtAAGATATGAAGAAACAACTTATGCAGCAGGAGTTCAAAGCGCACCTGCCAGCACACGCGTGACAGATATGATAAATTATAAGACATCAAAGAGAGTACACATACCTGCGAGAAATGCCGTCAGACCACAGAAAGATTTCTGGATATCAGATTCATTACTTTCAGAATCAATATTGTCCTAATCTAATCCAGAGGtgctaaaaattattattaaactcgTTATTAAAAATGCTTAAGGCATTGGCGATGCACTTCACATTTGAAAGCAAATGTCTAGCATTGGctttaatttaagaaaacaaaaaaccagAACATCTTTAATTCTCATCATGCACCAAAACATGGGAGAAAGCTGTCATCATAAGCAGTTAGCAACTTGTGATTTTTCTGATATCAAAATGccattgcaatttaaaatctgATTAACCCTTGTGTGatcttttggacatttttgtccatttcagttttgtttttttttcccgatAATTTTGCCTGTTATTGCCAGCtgcataaatttatttttattggaattttactatttcacccccatttcctttaataaatctgtTTTGCACTAGGTACAAAAAATAGTTACTCCCAGGACCTTAAGGACAAAAATATCCCCTGTTGAAGctgctatttttaatcacagtgccatttaactgtaaaataatgcaatttttgttaatagactttcattctgttggcaaggcttcagaattattattttttttttaacgttttttacCAGATGGTGTGTTTTTAGATTTGGCCAATAAAGCaattggataaataatgcagctataattgtgtgagtggtttgtatgtgtgtgagtgtatgttcttgtaatatttgagagaggaaaaaatactgcaaatcacaaatccaaccactgtGTGCACCAGTGCAATCTTTTCTtacacccaaacaaaatcttactgaaagctcattttttgagatatcaacctcaaatttggaataTAACTTGTTTAGAtgtatggctttgattttctagcaAGTTTAGAGTTCAACgtgtttcataaaatattgttcataacgcatttttatgacagttttttgacatggacatttttgtccactaaggacctatgtgtaactttttttttattgacacaCAAGGGTTAAAAAGTTCCAGATTTGCTGCGCTTGTATGAAAAGCTTTACAAGTTGGCCAAAAATGTTGCGATAACATCAATATGactatacaataataataattgtactgtaaaataaaatcatttttaactaagctaaaaatgtttattaaaaaaataattttacagtaaattatcaAACTACTGAGATTTTGTTTTGGTggaaaaccaaaccaaaacaggcaaaaaaaaaaaaaaaaaaccttctctTTTGTCGTAAAACTTTTGTTGACAACATTTTATAAGCGCTTCTCATTAAAAAAGTTTGGGAGATGGCTGGCGCAGTTGCATTTACAAATAAGCATCCCAAACTTAGTTCATGTGTAGCAGATTTTGAGATACTGAAAACACCAGATCATGAGCTGCTCGtgtgtaaatgaacacagtgcCACGCTTCACGCTGAAATATACAGCGTCTACATATTTATTGAAAGTGGAGCAAGTGGAGGAATGagacacactcttaaaaataaaggtgctttaaaaggttcttcagagcgatgccacagaagaatcatttttggttccaaaaagaaccaatcagtcaaaggtttttgaaagaACCATCTCTTACCTTTTCATAATCTGAGCAACCTTCTTTGGCCAccaagaaccttttgtgaaacagaaaagttcttcagatgttaaaggttctttatggaaccatttagaccagaggtctcaaactcagttcctggagggccgcagctctgcagagtttagtttcaaCCAGATCCAACTCGCACCTGCTCggaagtttctagtaatcctgaagaccttgattagctggatcgtGTGTGTtagattagggttggagctaaactgtgcagagctgtggccctccaggaattgagtttgagacaaGTGATTAAGACAAAAAAGGTTGTTTTATGGCAttgtaaagcacctttatttttaagagtgcactttgactttaaacaaagaaaacaacttGCAACAGAAAGAAATCAATCTTTAAACCCAAAGCAACCATTTccttttaagtaataataaatgagtTTAAGGAGGTTTTTTAATTCAAAGACACCCAAAAAAATGCTCAAAGTCATGGGTCAAAAGTTTGAATCAAGTTTTTATAAACCTCCAGGAGAGCAGATTTATGCGCATCTACAGGGCTACAGCATTGAAGCTTTGGTAAACAAAcgattaaaaatgatttagaaTCAAACAGGTTGAATAAATAACCACAGTGACGCCTTTGTAAGCTCTCACAGTCATAAGcaacacaaataaaatccaCTATTCCAGTCCTTCATTCATCCACCCAATCAAATTGCTCCTTCCCTCCTTCCTTTCCTCTCATTGGCTGCATTCGTGTCCAGTCATTGGGCGGATTAAAGGCAGTGGTGCAGTTTTCAGTTACCCTAAACTGTACAAAAATAGACGCCTAGTGCTGCTTTATCTAATTTCGAAAcgaacaagaaaacaaaattaataataatacaacagtCTTTGAATTGTTTCGCTAATATATACAGTTTTTGATCTCGAACCAGAAGGCTGAGTGCTTTATCCTTGCGAATACGACATAAACAAATAACTTTAATATATCTCAATGCTCGATCTAGATCtctaaatacatatatatctatatatataggtatacatatatatgtaaagCACACAGCCTGCAGAATTAACGTTAATTTATGGAGAGGCAACATTCGCACGGACACTGCAAAACGGTTGTTCTTTACGCACAGTGTAGTTAAATCAAAGTCTTTTTGTGTGGCAGGAGTCACGCACTAGTCAGTTTTGCCtccacctaaaaaaaaaataaaaataaacgcaAACCGCAACAATAAAAAGTCACTAAACGAAAAGACGGAAAAGGCAACCGTAAAAAGTCACAGACGAATTCGAAAAATGAAATCAGTTGAGATGATTGGGGGTGATTAACGGCGCCGAACGGTCGTTGGTCAGTGTCCGACGTAGTCTGACTCCTCTGCGGATCATACTCAACATGTCACCTCCGCTGCCTGGATCAGCCACGCCATCGACATGATCCACGGCAGGCTGCGAAGAACTGATCTGCCCGCTTTCATTGGCCACGCCGGAATTGTGAGCTGCCAGCTgctgattttgattttgatgctGCTGCCGTTCGAGTTTCTGCTGGAGCTCTTTTTGATTTATCTGTTGATATTGCGGCTCCTGCGCTTGGTTATATTGCTGTTGGTGATTGTAGTGTTGTTGATTATATTGCTGTTGATTGTATTGTTGTTGCAGCTGTTGTTGATATTGCCTCTGTTGCTGTTGGTGCAGCGCATACTGCTGTTGCTTGCTCATTTGATACAGCGGCTCTGTGCCGCCCACTGGTGGCTGCCCAGGGAACATGGAATAGTATGGAGGCGGCATTGCACTCAGACTCTGAGTGGATGTACAGAGATTATGTCTGGTGTGAACCAGATCAGAGCTTGGTACCCTGTTACTCTGCATCACCCCAGGAGGACACATGGTCTCGTCACTGCCGCTCAGGCCGGCGGTAGAAACAGACGCCTTCAGCGGCACCTAAGAGCAggataaaataatgtttatttaaaaaaaaacatcaacttAAATCATAAAGGATTTTCCTTAATAATCAAATAACATCTCtattatagggccctatgaaatttagttttttttttcctccaaaattccattctatttttttttctaaattccattttttccattttagtttttctgAATTAAGTTTCTTCCATTATTTTTCtggacttttttaaatttttaaatgacattgtattaataaaaaagcaagtctaattaattaaaattatgaaacttatacactttaacattaaattattaaaagattaacaaaaattacatgtttagggccctatgaaatgttttattttttcctcaccttctgttttattgttactaattcttattatttcagtgcataaaaacaacttaatttattaaagtttatttttacaatttacaatatttaaaattttatggttatcaaatgaagacataaaatattaattcatcttttaatcaaatgaaaattaaacaaactttatttttggcaaaaaaggtactattaaaattaaaacataaaaacatattgtgttattattttcttaataaaataaagttttaattttattaataatagtagtagtagtattacatacattctactaaacaatagtaatatatcAAGTcaaaaccgaacttttattttaactggttactgtgaatacctttacatttctgtgagtATATGATAAGACAATAATTTCTATCAACAGAAACGTAAAATGCTAATGAAGAAACTTCAGAGCAAATCTGGAGAAGTTGTTCAtatatttatgtcctcatttgaTGAGACAGCAGACACTGAAATCACTGCGAAGGTCCCGCGCACTTCaatatgtgtgtagtaaacaaaacgtgatgcaaagttgaaattttcagcatcattactccagtcttcagtgtcacatgatccctcagaaattattctaatatgctaatttgcagctcaaaaaacatttcttattatttatcaatgttgaaaacatgctTTATATTGTTTTGGAAACTAGGATGCTTAATAAACAGGATATTTCTTTAGGATTATTTTGgagtagaaagttcaaaagaacttgAAGTACCTGTGGTGTGGAGATGGGGATAGGCACTCCTCCGCTGATGGTCCCGCGGCGGATGTTGGGCTTGCTGGAGGGTTTACGGCGGATGGTGGCCGTGTGGGGCCCTATAGGCTCGGGATCCATCAGCAGACTGACGGTAGATGCCGGCCTCTtgctttgaaacattttgcGGTAATTGAGGCTCAAGTCACTGTTGCGAGGAATTGTGGAGGATTTATCGAATTCAGACTGGCTGATAGTGTCCTCTCCTCCGTGCAGGGAGATGTAATCATAGTCTGAAACAGAGAGGAACACAAAAAGAGGGGAGTCACACACTGTTAATGCTGAATGAAGAcactattttgtttaaaagagaaaaataattaaaaaaaaaaaaaaaaaaagtaattcaagCAGAAATTATATATGCAAGGAATGACAGTGGAAGAAAACAACAGCTGTTCAGCATGTCTCAAAATTTAATGTCAGGGGTTATGAGAGTGATTCGGACAGGACAGAGCTGCGCTGTCACTACATGTTACGTTTGCTGATcagaacagattttttttttataccttgCAAACTCAACTTGCCCTGTGTGATGTTTTTAACACTATTAAAAGCATATAGTtgttcaaattttaatttttttaaatgaaacttacaaatacattttattcattttaaatagcagggatatatacatatatcatatatatttctttttttattattattatacttttttttttgtgaggcCTGTGGGAACCAGAACTAATGGACCAGCAAGTCAAAATTATCCAAATTTAAGATGCATatacaatgttttaaataaataaatcaatatatataataaaataataaataatataataaaataatataaatataaaaaagaaacaaatataataaaatcatatatataaaaataaaacattttttcgttcgttttcttttttttacatattttttgtttgtttcggAGACCTTAAATAATGGATaagtagaaagaaaaaaatgcaatgaatgcataaatgcataaataaatcttctttatatatatatatatatatatatatatatatatatatatatatatatatatatatatatatatatatataataaaaaatttgttTCTGAGGCCTGTGAGAACCTTCAATAATGTACCAGTAAAATGCAAATTACAAAGGGAAAATTACACATGATTTAAATGATGTTATATGCAAAGGGAAAATCATGCAAATTTAAGATGCATATACAATGTTGCAAATAATAAGTATactaagattaaataaaatacaattaaaaaaaaaaaaaatcatattattgTCTCCAGCCCTAAAGAAATGACTACATGAAGACAACAGTAGTGGATTATCTCCAGACTCAAAAGCTCTGTTTGAGATGGTGTGTCTTTCAGTTAAACTCGTGCAACATAAGATGGACAACAGACTTGACAACTGACGAGATGCCACTAGTCATATCTCAAGGTTGCATACAGATAACACTCTTTCAACGAATGCACGCCTGCAATATGACATGGATTccctaaaatcaaaacatttaatgtcGTTTATTATTGGTATATGATCACAATGAGAATAATCAAGTCTATGCAATGACATTCAGAAACCTACCATATAGAGGAGGTTCTTTCTTTACCGCTGTAAAAGAACAATAAAGTACATTTAACATATATACAAAGGCCCAAAAACACGCACTTTGGACAGCAATCTAAGCCTGTGATTTGTGCAAGCACATCAGATTTAGTCTAAACTTAAACTATAAAGCATATTTGATGCGCACACAAACCACAAATCAGATTACTGTGCTGAGGGTAAAAAAGGGGTAAAGTATAAAAAGGGTTAAAATgctatacaaaaacacaaaggagaaaaagaaatcaCTGTTTATAATCTCTCCAACTTGTGTGCAAAAGGAAAATTATAGAACAGAAAAAGCTCATGCATGTGAGTGTACATACACGCATACTGACCATGCTGCGATGGGATGGTGTCTTCTGAGCAGGATGGTGTGGTCGTCTGAGTGCTGTATCCGCTGGAGCAATGGAGGGAATCTCGGCTGGTCCGAGGAGCTTCTGAATTAAGCCCGCCTCCAAGAGTAAGAGCCAGCTGCTCCCTGGCGGACTGTGGCTACGGAGAGCAACAAGAGTCAATTAGAGATCAGAAAAAACAAAAGGTTTTCAAACAATGATTCCACCAGAATTAAAAGGTATGTAAGATTCACGTTTGGTTCAGATTAAGAAATCATTCCTGAATTAAATTGAGCGTGTACCTTGCCTGAGGTGGACAGCGCCCTGGCTCTCTCCTCATGCCCGCTGTAAGCTTTGTGCAGTGGGGGCATGGAGGTCCCGTTCTCTGTGCCAGGAGAGATCTGGCCTTTTTCCTACACAAGAATATACTCTGTTAGTCCATGCCAACTTAGAAAGTAATAAAAAGAAAGCACTATGACACACTGTGCTTAAGATAATAAGGATTTAAAGCCAACATGAAATGGTGTTCGCAAACGATGTGACAATTCAAGTGTCGAGTGTTAATTTGAGCGATTAGGAAATTTGTGGAAAGTAAAAAATGAGCGTTCCATGTGAATACTAGGTTTTTTGAGAACAATGAGACTGACGGTCAAGTTCACCCTCTAAAGTGTCTCAgtgtttaattcttttttttttttttttttttttactattatttgcTATAATCGCAGAACCCTTTATTCTAATTATGTTTTCCCAAAACAGAGACAACATTCTACATAATTTTTTTGACAAGCTTAAAGATGCAAACTCTGAATTATTTTGTCATTGCACAAATGAAGCTACCATATGGAACTGAGGaaaaaagcaaatataaaatcagttttctgcttggaaaaaaaaaatgcaattgtctaatttttgttaaaaatgttattgtttgttttttttgaacaaagaatgcatgaagctagaatattttagaatatttaatattttagaatatttaattaaaattagccTCTGTGcacatttatcatttaaaataatctgtgggtcaaaacaaaaatattttagattttttaaaggcTGCATAATCTACACCGTAGCATATAAtaaatcttaaaggagaagttcacttccagaacaaaaatgtacatataatttactcaccctcttgtcatccaagatgttcaggtctttctttcctcattcataaagaaattatgttttttgaggaaaacatttcagaaattctctccatatagtggacttctatggtgattgtaagtttgaacttccaaaatgcagtttaaatgcagcttcaaagtgctctaaatgatccaagctgaggaagaagggtcttatctaacgaaacgaaatgaatacacagagttcacacagagctcgACAAGATatgcatttgaggttaaaaagtatatcatttataataatcgaaaataaccgatcgtttcgctagataggaccggtcttccttggctgggatcacttagagccctttgaagctgcatttaatctgcattttggaagttcaaactcaggggcactatagaagtccactatatggagagaaatcctgaaatgttttcctcaaaaaacaatttctttacagctgaagaaagcaagacatgaacatcttggatgacaagggggtgattcaatttgtaagtttttgttctggaagtgaacttctcttttaaatagCTGTTCCGCCATTGGTTAACATTAAACCATCGGCAGGAAAGGAAAAGTGattaaaatttacaaaagatGTGCACAACATGACcagaaattaatataaatgatcagttttgatttcatgttgactttaatgaCATTCTGGTAAGTGTAGAAAAGTTCAGATGCCTGAAAgagcatgcatttttttttagttgtagaCATGTGTACTGGttagtgtgtttgttttaagaCATGGGACtgatattatatttcaaaacagacattaaaagcagaaaattattttgcttaaatggCTTCTTTCTCCCTGTGTAATATTATGTCCCTCTAAATGGCCTGCAGAGGGCGCCGTCTACCTTCACACAGACACAACCTCCACACATGCACAATGACACAGAGCACAAAAGAAAACCATTAGAGGGAAGTGTCCAGTAGTACATGCAACAGTAATTAATCCATTCACAGTCACACACAGCACTACACTGAGTCTATGCTCACAGTGCTCCTGTGCCGGAGGTGTTGGCCACGATGGCCCGTGCGAGGGATTGTGGGAGAATTCCCCTCACTGAGAGAGCGAGTGCCTTCCTCCCCTCCGACCAGGAGGAGAGGACTGCGTGAGCGCTGGGAGATGGAGGTGAGGGGCAGAGAGGAGTGGAACAAGAGAAACATGAGATTAGATGAATCCAAGCCTCAGTCAACATCCAAACCCCCTTAGACCCGTAAGCGAACTTCTTAGTCGAAATTAAATCCTTCTGGGTATTTTATTCAGTGCCTGATTAGAAATTGTAAAATGACACTACAGCTCTACTCTGTGCTTTTTCATGCATGGCTGATTTTGAGGCTATTTTGCTATCTGTAGATTTCAGTTACAACACAAATCTTTAAAggctttttctcaaaatgagtatTTTCTGCACTGAGCCAGGAATCAGCAGTAATACACTAAAACTTTACTTTTTCCCTAATTTATAGAGCGCTAAAGATAAACATCCttaatatgtcaacaaaattaaataagattttaatCTGGTTTTATCATATGTTCAGATTTTAGTTTaggaaacatgcaaataaatgcatttttaatcatattcGCATCATTTGCAATATTTTAGAGAAACttgcaatataaaatgtaatatcttAATGTAGTAATGTTAATGTTACTCATAGCAAACTGTATTATAATTTAGAAGATTTAGAGATCCTGTATTAACTTATgctactttttttgtaaaacactgaactgtataataaaacaatacacatttattatcaaatttataatttaattacatacatttaatttgttactattttcagcatcacaACAGTGAAATACTACTTTATTTCTATTACACTTACAgttcaggtcaaaagtttaaccctttcagattctgcaaaatttttaccaaaataagagtggtcatacaaaatgcatgttattgtttatttagtactgacctgaat from Labeo rohita strain BAU-BD-2019 chromosome 6, IGBB_LRoh.1.0, whole genome shotgun sequence carries:
- the mtss1 gene encoding LOW QUALITY PROTEIN: protein MTSS 1 (The sequence of the model RefSeq protein was modified relative to this genomic sequence to represent the inferred CDS: deleted 1 base in 1 codon); this translates as MDAGMEKECSALGGLFQIIMNDMKASYPAWEDFVTKGAKLQSQLRTTIIVTSSFLDAFQKVADIATGTRGATKEIGSALTRMCMRHRSIENKLKLFTTALMDNLITPLELKLEEWKKVASQLDKDHAKEYKKARAEIKKKSSDTIKLQKKVKKGKDEVRMQLDSALQDVNTRYAVLEETEKRAVCRALIEERGRFCSFVTMLKPVLDEEIGMLGEVTHLQTILEDLGNLTADPNSLPPASEQVILDLKGSDYSYSYQTPPASPSNTLSRKSSISSNYTSVRHVPSLDSISSAVDGLHLRAPDATQRSRSPLLLVGGEEGTRSLSEGNSPTIPRTGHRGQHLRHRSTEKGQISPGTENGTSMPPLHKAYSGHEERARALSTSGKPQSAREQLALTLGGGLNSEAPRTSRDSLHCSSGYSTQTTTPSCSEDTIPSQHAVKKEPPLYDYDYISLHGGEDTISQSEFDKSSTIPRNSDLSLNYRKMFQSKRPASTVSLLMDPEPIGPHTATIRRKPSSKPNIRRGTISGGVPIPISTPQVPLKASVSTAGLSGSDETMCPPGVMQSNRVPSSDLVHTRHNLCTSTQSLSAMPPPYYSMFPGQPPVGGTEPLYQMSKQQQYALHQQQQRQYQQQLQQQYNQQQYNQQHYNHQQQYNQAQEPQYQQINQKELQQKLERQQHQNQNQQLAAHNSGVANESGQISSSQPAVDHVDGVADPGSGGDMLSMIRRGVRLRRTLTNDRSAPLITPNHLN